The DNA sequence GTATCGCGCAAGTCGAGGGTGGCGCGTTCACTCAGCGTGCGGTCGAGTAAAACAATGGTTTGCTGCTCCTGGTAGAAAAGCAAAATATTGAAAGGGTCGGTAGCGTCGATGGTGAAGTCTTCGCCCAGGGTTGTATTGTGAAACTGAAAAAGAGCTTTGCCTTGCGGCGAATACTGGGTCAACACCCCTTGGTGATCAACCGCCAGCAGCTGCTGCAGTGGATCAACGGCGAAGGTAACAATGCTGTCTTTTTGGAAGGTGATTTGCCAAAGGCTATCCGCTGGTTGGGCCTTGCCAACAAGCAGAAAGCTCAACCACAGCAGAGCAGTTATTGACCAAAGGCAGCGTAAGGATGGAGGAGACTTCGTATTCACATCAAAGAAACGTTTGAAAACAGGAAATGGTGTAAATGACCAGTATTTACCCCTCCACTGCCCGCCCCTCCGGATGTTCAAAAAATGCCAGCTTCAGTTCTTGGCCGTCAAATACCGCGTAAGAGTTGAAGTGTACCCATTCTCCAAGGTTGATGTAGCGCGTGTGGCCATTGGGAAGCAGGTAGTTGATCGGCAGATGGCGGTGCCCAAAAACGAAGTAATCGACATCGGGTAATTGCGCCGATTTGCGGGTGCTGTATTGAAGGAGCCACTCTTTGTCGGGCCCGAGAAAGACATCTTCACTGTGGTTGGCTTCGCGACTTTTGCCCGAAAAAAAATTGGCAAGCCCTATACCAAAGTTAGGGTGCAGGCGGGCAAACAACCACTGACAGAAGCGATTGGCGAAGACTTTTTTGAGCAATTTGTAGCCATGGTCTCCTGGCCCTAGCCCATCACCGTGGCCAATGAAAAAAGTTTTGCCGCCAATTTTGTGAATGACGGGTTCGCGATAGATGGGCGCATCGAGTTCTTTTTGCAAATAGTCAAACATCCACATGTCGTGGTTGCCGGTGAAGAGGTGGAGTACGATCCCGGCGTCGCGTAGTTCTGCCAACTTGCCCAACAAACGCACATAACCACGAGGGACAGCCGTTTTGTACTCAAACCAGAAATCGAAAATATCTCCTACCAGATAGATCGCATCGGCATCGTGGCGAATGGTATCCAACCAGCGAACCAGTTGTCGCTCACGTTCGGCACTGCTCAGCCGACCGTCGACCCCAAGGTGAAAATCCGACGCAAAATATGTTTTACCCAAAAGGAAGTAGTACTGTTTAGCCCGCGAAATTACGAAACAAGTACGATATTGGTGAAAATGGGCTAATCGTACCAGTGCGATCATACAAATCCAGTGACTGCAAGCTGATGAAACCGTGAAAACCCAGAGGAGCTTGCGACGATCACCGAAGGTAATCTGTTGAATCCTGTTAATTCCGTGTTCTATACGGTATCTTTGCACTGACCTAAGTAATAATAATGAACCTCGATTTACGAAATAAAAATGCCTTGGTTGGAGGCAGCAGCAAAGGTATTGGCAAGGCTGCGGCGCAGGAATTGGCAGAACTGGGTGCCAACGTCACCTTGATGGCGCGTTCGGCAACACTGTTGGAAGAAGTGCTGAAAGAGCTGGATACCTCGCAAGGGCAAAAGCACGATTTTATCACCGTTGATTTTTCCGATATCGCCGACTTACAGGCCAAGGCCAAGGCGCTGGTAGAACAAAAGACGGTTCATATTCTGGTGAACAACACTGGCGGCCCTCCGGGAGGCCCGATTTTAGCGGCCGATCTTGCCGCTTTTAGCCAGGCACTCAATAATCATTTGTTTTGCAACCAAGTGCTGGCGCAGGCGGTCGTGCCGGGGATGCGAGCAGCAGGCTACGGGCGCATTATCAACGTCATTTCTACGTCAGTAAAATCTCCGATCGACAACCTCGGGGTATCCAATACCACTAGAGCGGCAGTGGCCAATTGGGCCAAAACCCTGGCCAATGAGGTAGGCCCAGATGCCATTACCGTCAATAACCTCCTGCCTGGTGCTACCGAAACCGAACGCTTGCACGGCCTTTTAGATACCTGGTCGAGCCAGAAAAATATCACGAACGACGCCATGGCTAGTCAGATGAAGAAGAGTATTCCACTGGGGCGCTTTGGCCAGCCTAGGGAAATTGGCGGCGTCATTGCATTTCTGGCCAGCCCCGCTGCGGCTTACATTACGGGCACGAATATCACGGTAGATGGTGGGCGCACCAAAATGCTGTAGCCATTCAATGACGCAAAACGACTACTCAGATGGATGTTCAGGCCATCGGAAAGTAAATGGTAGCGAGACAAACGAAAAATGCCTAGTTTTGGAGGGATGATAAAGATAAAACAAAGACTGGCGCATAACCGGGCCCTATTAGGCTTCAACGACTTGCCCATCGCCTTGGTGGGCGTGCCATTGGTAGCTTTTGTGATGCCCCTTTTGTTTTTCAATGGAACCTTGGAAAACGGGATTTGGGCCTTTTGGCCCAAGTGGAAGGTGTCTCTTTTCTTTACGATCTTTTACTGGGTGGTCATGCGCCAGGCGGTGCTCTTCTTTCGGTCCCGTTGGCCGGAATACAAGGATACGCAGAAACGGATACTGTTCATGATGATCACCACTATCGTGATGGTCTTATTGCTGAATAATTTTTGCTACGATATCCATGATGTGCTTTTACCCGAAGGGTACCAGAAGGATATGAGTAAATTTGATTACGCCAAGAGCACCTTCATGGTCGTCTTTTTTATCCTTTCGATCTATGAGGGCATCTATTTCTACCATCGTTGGCGGCTGAGTCTGATCGAAACCGAGCGCTTGCGACAGGAGAATATCAGCTCCCAACTGGATGCGCTCAAGAGCCAGGTCAATCCGCATTTTTTATTCAATAGCTTGAATACCCTCACTTATCTGATCCCCGAAGACGAGAATAGGGCCGTGCGTTTTGTGCAGCAATTATCTAAAGTGTATCGCTATATTCTGGAAATTCGAGACCGATCACTGATTACCGTGGCCGAAGAGCTCGATTTCCTGGATGCCTACCAGTTTTTGCTCAAAGAGCGTTTCGGGGATAACCTGCAATTGCACTTACAAATAGATCCTGCCGTCAAGCAGCTGCACATGATTCCGCTCTCCATGCAGTTGCTGCTGGAGAATGCGATCAAGCATAATATCGTGAGTAGCCAGCACCCGCTTACGATTGAAGTCATCGTAGGTACCCCAAAGGAGACGCTCTTGATCCGCAACCAACTCCAACCCAAGCAACAGACCCAGGTTTCCACGAAAGTGGGCTTGGACAATATTCGTCGGCGCTACGCTTTTTACACCACCGCCCAGGTAGAAGTGAACACCGAAGATGGATGGTTCAGCGTAGAATTACCGCTGCTGCACACGCCGGAGCTGGTTGTGGAAGAAAAGGGGTGAGCACGCGCTATTGTACTAGAATTGCGTGTGCTCACCCATCTACAAATATCTCATAAAGAGACATGACTGTAGCGAAGGTCAGAGAAGCATTACGGCACTACACGTAAGGTGAAAGCCCCAATACTCGCATACCGCTCATAATCCATTAGTTCAAGCAAATAATCAACATTGGTTTGTAGAAAGACATTTTCATAGTTCTCTACACTGGTACTGGCATTAGCGTAACAGACCCTTACTGACCTTCTCCGTTTATCCTCGCACTGATACATAGCGGGATGTTCGTAGCTTTCGTACAGGAGCGGCTGGGTATTTAGATTTACAAAGAAAAGCCCTTCTTGATTAAACACGATACCGCCTCTAAAATGGTAAGCATCTTCGCGTTCCTCATAGAATACGGGGTAGGTCAAAGCAGTTTGTAAGGGCAAAAAACTTATTTGGCCTACGTCCTCAATGGTCTCAATTTCAACTGAAAAATGCTCGCTTGTATCCGTAATTTCAGAAACTACTATTTCTGTAAAGAAGTTAAAATCATCTAACCGAATGGATAAAGGCCGGTCCTTGAGCATCACCTCTTTATCAAAATTTGCAGTGATCCACAAGGTGTCCCCTACGCGTATTGTTTCCGAAGAGGGAGCCGTTTCAATGGGGACAATAAGCTCAAGCTCATCGCCGTATTCATCGCTCTCGCAGTTTTTACAGCCATTAAGGGTTAATGCCCCAATGAGGAATAAGCTAACAAGGAAAAACTTAGTGTTCATTACGATTCGTGTGTATGACAAGCAGTCCCTATTGAACTAGAATTGCGTGTGCGCCTCCTTGTGCAAAGCGCTCATAGTCAATTTGTTCAAGATGGTAGCTCACTTGCGTTTGTCCAAAAATAT is a window from the Lewinella sp. LCG006 genome containing:
- a CDS encoding UDP-2,3-diacylglucosamine diphosphatase, coding for MGKTYFASDFHLGVDGRLSSAERERQLVRWLDTIRHDADAIYLVGDIFDFWFEYKTAVPRGYVRLLGKLAELRDAGIVLHLFTGNHDMWMFDYLQKELDAPIYREPVIHKIGGKTFFIGHGDGLGPGDHGYKLLKKVFANRFCQWLFARLHPNFGIGLANFFSGKSREANHSEDVFLGPDKEWLLQYSTRKSAQLPDVDYFVFGHRHLPINYLLPNGHTRYINLGEWVHFNSYAVFDGQELKLAFFEHPEGRAVEG
- a CDS encoding SDR family oxidoreductase, which translates into the protein MNLDLRNKNALVGGSSKGIGKAAAQELAELGANVTLMARSATLLEEVLKELDTSQGQKHDFITVDFSDIADLQAKAKALVEQKTVHILVNNTGGPPGGPILAADLAAFSQALNNHLFCNQVLAQAVVPGMRAAGYGRIINVISTSVKSPIDNLGVSNTTRAAVANWAKTLANEVGPDAITVNNLLPGATETERLHGLLDTWSSQKNITNDAMASQMKKSIPLGRFGQPREIGGVIAFLASPAAAYITGTNITVDGGRTKML
- a CDS encoding sensor histidine kinase encodes the protein MIKIKQRLAHNRALLGFNDLPIALVGVPLVAFVMPLLFFNGTLENGIWAFWPKWKVSLFFTIFYWVVMRQAVLFFRSRWPEYKDTQKRILFMMITTIVMVLLLNNFCYDIHDVLLPEGYQKDMSKFDYAKSTFMVVFFILSIYEGIYFYHRWRLSLIETERLRQENISSQLDALKSQVNPHFLFNSLNTLTYLIPEDENRAVRFVQQLSKVYRYILEIRDRSLITVAEELDFLDAYQFLLKERFGDNLQLHLQIDPAVKQLHMIPLSMQLLLENAIKHNIVSSQHPLTIEVIVGTPKETLLIRNQLQPKQQTQVSTKVGLDNIRRRYAFYTTAQVEVNTEDGWFSVELPLLHTPELVVEEKG